Within the Prevotella scopos JCM 17725 genome, the region TCAGAACAGGCTACCATCATCATGACGGCTGACAATAATAACAAAAAGGATAATTTCTTCATTCTTTTCTTTTTATGTTCTTATCTAACGACTCAATAGGCTGTTTTATTGCCTTTCAGATGTTTACTCCAAGTCAACATGCTCGACATTCACTTGTTCATGCAGAAAGATACGTGCCGTCTCCTCAAACTTCTCGGGATTTTCCGTAGTGAAATACTTCACAGTGGCACGCTTGGTACAGCGTGCATCCATGTCAGGATGCCGACGGAGATAATCCTTAAGGCTCTCTGCCACATACTCACCCTGTGGCACAATCCGCACGCCACGTGGTACATGCTTTAATATCTTTGGCATGAGGATAGGATAATGCGTGCAGCCGAGGATAAGCGTATCAATTTCTGGATCAAGTCGCATGATATGATCAAGACGCTTTTTCACAAAATAGTCGGCACCGGGACTGTCTGCCTCGTTGTTTTCAATGATTGGCACCCAGAGCGGACAAGGAACACCCGTCACCTTCACATCATCCCATAGCTTTTGTATTTCAAGTTTATAACTATCACTCTTGATGGTTCCCTCGGTAGCCAAGACACCTACATGGCGGGACTGTGTAAGCTTACCGATCACCTCTGCCGTAGGACGAATCACACCAAGTACGCGTCTTTCAGGATCAAGATGGGGCAAATCGTTCTGTTGGATCGTACGGAGTGCCTTGGCAGAAGCTGTGTTACAACCTAAGATAACCAATTGGCAACCGAGTTCGAAGAGCTTCATCACAGCCTGGCGTGTAAACTGATAGACCACATCGAAAGAGCGTGAACCGTATGGTGCACGCGCATTATCACCTAAATATATATAATCGTATTCGGGAAGTAGCTGACGAATACCATGCAGAATGGTCAGTCCTCCATACCCTGAGTCGAAGATACCGATTGGCCCTGGCTGTTTAGAATACTTTGTCATGATTCTTTTCTATTACAATTAATCGTTATCCTATTCACCTACTTACAGATTGGTGCGGACGCCCAACACATCATGTGCGGATGATGGACACCAAACGTGCTGAGCATCCGCACCATACGTGCAGAGCCTTCTCTGCTGTAAAGACAATTACTTCAAGGCTGTTATCAAAGCATCAGTTACATCCTCTCCCATCGCTGTATTAACGAAAGGAACAGTGTTGTTGTCAGTATTCAGGATGAAAGCGTAACCACTTTCCTTGCCCATCTGACGTACAGTGTTGTTTAACTTTGTGCGAACAGGTGCGTAGATATCCTCTTCAGCCTTCTTCAGCAGTCGTTCAGACTCCTTACGAAAAGCAATGTTACGTTCCATCAGTTCCTCTAATTCAGCCTGACGTTTACGAAGAATAGATGGTTCCAATTTACGTTGTACCTCAAGGAAGTCCTCATATCGGCTATTGAAATCATCAACTGAACGCTTCGTCTCAGCATCATACTTCGCTTTCAATTCATTAAAAGTACGTGTTGCCGTTGCATAGTCAGACATTGCGTGCAACACTTTATCATAGCTAAAGTAAGCAAACTTAAAAGCAGTAACACTCTGCTGTGCTGCCGCCAAGAGTGGCAAGAGCATAAAAGCAAGGGATAAGAATAGCTTTTTCATTATTTCTTTTATTATCTCTATATAAACAAAAATGAGGTCATCGCAAGAACAAATATCCGTGCGGTGACCTCACCCTTTTATCTCCTCTTAAATATGAATGGAAAGAACCTTTCCAGCTTATTCGACAACTAGCCCCCCTAGGAACCCTAGGCTACCTAGGAAAGCTAGAAATACTAGGAAAGCTTCACTCCACCATAAATCAAGGAGAATGAACCACGGGGCAAAGGCACCCGCAATGTTTTACTTCATCTTAGCCAACTGAGCCTTTACCTCAGCAGTAACATCCTTGCTGAGTGCCTCGTTGATGTACAATGGCTGACCAGCAGCTTTCTCCATGATGTAAACATAGTTACCTGTCTTAGCTACAGCTGCGATGGCGTTGCGAACCTTCTCAAGAACAGGGCCGAGTTGCTTCTGCTGTGCTTCGTTGAAGGCCTTCTGGTTGTCCTGAGCAGTCTGCTGGATCTTAGTGTACATATCCTGCAAATTCTTCTCTGTCTCAGCCTGTTTTGTAGCGTTCATAGTGCTCTTAGACTTGTCGTAAGCCTCAGCCTGACGCTGCAATTCAGCCTGCATGTCTTCAATCTGCTTCTGGTACTCCTTACCTTTAGCTTCTAACTTACTCTGAATAGCTATAGCCTCTGGAAGTGACTGGAGGAGAGCCTGTGAGTCAAGGTGACCAAACTTCTGTGCGAACAATGTCATTGGCGCACAGAGCATCAACATCAAAAATAACTTTTTCATTTCTTTTTATTGTTTAATTGTTTATTATTTTTCTTGATTTCCTAGGGTTACTAGGGAGTCTAGGATTACTAGGGTACCTAGAGCTCCTAGAAAAGCTATCTAAAATTTTCTTTACTGATAAGAATATCCTAACTTCTGCAATACCTCATTACTTATGTCCACCTTTGGCGAACCATAGATAATACCAGCAGCATTGCTTGAACGATCAATTACCAAACTATAACCACGCTGGTCGGAGATATCCTTTACAGCATTGTAAATCTCATCTTGTATAGGGGTAATCAGACTGGTACGCTTCTTAAAGAGCTCACCTTCTGGACCAAAGTACTTACGCTTAAGATCAGATGCCTGCTTCTCCTTTGCAAGAATAGCTTCCTGTCTTTTCTTTTTCTGGTCTTGAGAAAGGAAAACAACCTCGTTCTGATAATTCTTATACATAGTAGAAGCCTCCGTATTGAGAGCCTCTACCTCAGCCTGCCACTTCTTACTTACCTGATTTAACTGCTCATTAGCACGCTCGTAAGCTGGCACATTCTTGAGAATATACTCCATATCAATCAGTGCAAACTTCTGTGCAGAAGCTGTCAAAGGTGAGAAAGCAAATAGGTAAAGAAGAAACATTACTCCTAAACCTTTCTTTAATATACATTTTCTCATACAATTTTCTTCTTTTAATAATTCTATTTCAGGGCAATCCTGCAGTTATATCTTTACCCTTTGACTTCTGCTTAGAATTCTTGTCCAAGGATAAAGTGGAACTGGCTACCGCCCCTCGTACCAAATACCTTATCGAAGCCATAAGCCCAGTCAATACCCATCATACCAACCATTGGGAGGAAGATACGGACACCAAGACCAGCTGAACGCTTCATGTCAAATGGATTAAACTTACTTGTATCGGTCCATGCATTACCAGCCTCAACAAAACCAAGACCATAAATAGTCGTGTTACCCAAGAGGAATGGGTAGCGAAGCTCCAATGACATACGAGTGTAAGCATAACCTTCAGCACCATATGGAGTGAGTGAACCATTCTCGTAACCACGAAGACCAATTGTCTCCTCAGCGTAACCCGTAGAGTATCCACTCATACCATCACCACCCATGTAGTAGGTTTCAAACGGACTTTTCTTATTTTTATTATAGCTACCCAACAATCCAAGTTCAACACGGGTCATCAAGACGAAGCATTTCTGACCACTTGTGAGGGCTGTAAAGGTGCGAGCCTTAAACTTCCACTTATGATACTCAACCCAACGATACTTCTCCTGCTGCTCCTGTGAGTAAGTTGGAGAGTTACGGTCAGTTGCCAAGTGTGCATAGTCCTTACCATCCCACTTAGACCATGGCGGAGTAATGGTCAATGATACTGAGAAGTCTGAACCACGACGTGGGAAGAGTTGGTTATCTGTTGACGTACGATTAAGCGCAATGTTGAAGTTCAAGTTGTTGGCTGAACCATTCGACATAATGAAGTAACGCCAATTACGCAACATGTAACGTTGGTACTGCAATTGGAGTGACAAGGTGAAATAGTCATCAGGCCAGTTTAGACGCTTTCCCCAACCTGCATAGACACTCAAGAGTTTCACATACTTGTCTGGGTCATAATAATTCTCATAACTGTTATAATTGTAGTTTCCATAACCATAACGATAGTTGTTATAGTTATTTAAGTAACCACTATTATAATAGTTGCTTGACACATCTGTCTGCTTTGAATACGACATACCCACATTAAACTGGATAGGACGCTTACCGCCCAACCAGTTGGTTGAGTACTGAGCATTGTATGACTGGTAGTAAGTACCATTCGTCTGTGCACCTAATGAAAGTGTCTCACCATCACCGATTGGCATAATACCACGATGTTCACGATTTCTACGGAAGAGGTTCGCCATTGAGAAGTTATTCAACTTCAAGCCGACACGACCAATAACACCTGTCTGACCCCAACCCAATGAAAGCTCAACTTGGTCGTTTGACTTCTGCTTGAGGTTATAATTGATGTCAACAGTTCCGTCCTCATAGTTTGGCTCTGGTACTGGGTTGATAGCTTCTGGGTCGAAGTGTCCCATTGACGCCAACTCACGTGCAGAACGCTGGAGTGCCTCCTTAGAGAAGAGGTCGCCTGGCTTTGTACGCAATTCACGACGCACTACATTCTCGTAAAGACGATCGTTACCATTAATCTTCACTCGGTTGATATGTGCCTGCTGTCCTTCTGTAATACGCATCTCAAGGTCAATAGAGTCGCCGACAATATTCACCTCTGTTGGTTGCAAGTTATAGAAGAGATATCCATTATTCCAATAAGCATTACCCACAGCATCCTCATCCTGTGAAAGACGCTTGTTTAAATAGGTCTGATTATACACGTCGCCCTTCTTCATATCGAGCAAACGAGACAAATAGTCGGTTGAGTAAACGGTATTACCTACCCATTTGATGTTACGGATATAATACTTCTTACCCTCATCAACCTTAACATAGATATCTACATGCTTTGGGTCAACATTCCAAACGCTATCCTTCAGAATAGTGGCATCACGGAAACCATACTCGTTGTACTTTGTGATAAGGTTCTTCTTATCCTCAGCCCAACGCTCTGGTGTGAATTTCTTCGACTTTAAGAGATTTGACAGTTTTCTTGCCTCATGGGTCTTCGAAAAAGCACCCTTGCTAAACAAGGTACCCTTAATCTTCTTATCACCCAATAGGCTGTCACCATCAATAATGATCGAGCGCACCTTCAGCTTCTCCTTCTTGTCTACATCGATATCAAGGATAACCTGATTCTTTGCTGCAACGTCGTCACGCTGACGAATAAAGACCTCAGCATTCTTGTAACCCTTTTCGTCGAAGTATTTCTTAGCAAGTATCTTCGCACGATCAAGCATGTTTGGCGTAATCTGTCCACCCTTCAAAAGACCGAGTTTCTTCTCTAAATCATCACGTTCTGTCTTCTTCAAACCATTGTAGTTGATGGTTGAGATACGAGGACGCGGTGCGAGATGTATCTTCAGATAGATATTATCTCCTACGATAGAGTCAGCTGTAATGGAAACATCAGAGAAGAGTCCATGTTTCCAGTAACGCTTCACAGCGTCTGTGATTGCCGTACCTGGAACCTCCAACTCCTGTCCTACAGCAAGTCCAGAGATACCAGTGAGGACATAATCCTCATAGCCATCAATGCCCGTAACGGTCAGTCCTACCAACTTGTAAGTCTTAGGACTACCAGTATAAGTGATGTCAGGGTTTACAATCTTCTGCTGTGCACTCGCCACAAGTGAAACTCCGGAGAATGCAAGGAGCATCAATACCTTATTAA harbors:
- a CDS encoding OmpH family outer membrane protein translates to MKKLFLMLMLCAPMTLFAQKFGHLDSQALLQSLPEAIAIQSKLEAKGKEYQKQIEDMQAELQRQAEAYDKSKSTMNATKQAETEKNLQDMYTKIQQTAQDNQKAFNEAQQKQLGPVLEKVRNAIAAVAKTGNYVYIMEKAAGQPLYINEALSKDVTAEVKAQLAKMK
- the murI gene encoding glutamate racemase, which produces MTKYSKQPGPIGIFDSGYGGLTILHGIRQLLPEYDYIYLGDNARAPYGSRSFDVVYQFTRQAVMKLFELGCQLVILGCNTASAKALRTIQQNDLPHLDPERRVLGVIRPTAEVIGKLTQSRHVGVLATEGTIKSDSYKLEIQKLWDDVKVTGVPCPLWVPIIENNEADSPGADYFVKKRLDHIMRLDPEIDTLILGCTHYPILMPKILKHVPRGVRIVPQGEYVAESLKDYLRRHPDMDARCTKRATVKYFTTENPEKFEETARIFLHEQVNVEHVDLE
- a CDS encoding BamA/OMP85 family outer membrane protein, which produces MTKINKVLMLLAFSGVSLVASAQQKIVNPDITYTGSPKTYKLVGLTVTGIDGYEDYVLTGISGLAVGQELEVPGTAITDAVKRYWKHGLFSDVSITADSIVGDNIYLKIHLAPRPRISTINYNGLKKTERDDLEKKLGLLKGGQITPNMLDRAKILAKKYFDEKGYKNAEVFIRQRDDVAAKNQVILDIDVDKKEKLKVRSIIIDGDSLLGDKKIKGTLFSKGAFSKTHEARKLSNLLKSKKFTPERWAEDKKNLITKYNEYGFRDATILKDSVWNVDPKHVDIYVKVDEGKKYYIRNIKWVGNTVYSTDYLSRLLDMKKGDVYNQTYLNKRLSQDEDAVGNAYWNNGYLFYNLQPTEVNIVGDSIDLEMRITEGQQAHINRVKINGNDRLYENVVRRELRTKPGDLFSKEALQRSARELASMGHFDPEAINPVPEPNYEDGTVDINYNLKQKSNDQVELSLGWGQTGVIGRVGLKLNNFSMANLFRRNREHRGIMPIGDGETLSLGAQTNGTYYQSYNAQYSTNWLGGKRPIQFNVGMSYSKQTDVSSNYYNSGYLNNYNNYRYGYGNYNYNSYENYYDPDKYVKLLSVYAGWGKRLNWPDDYFTLSLQLQYQRYMLRNWRYFIMSNGSANNLNFNIALNRTSTDNQLFPRRGSDFSVSLTITPPWSKWDGKDYAHLATDRNSPTYSQEQQEKYRWVEYHKWKFKARTFTALTSGQKCFVLMTRVELGLLGSYNKNKKSPFETYYMGGDGMSGYSTGYAEETIGLRGYENGSLTPYGAEGYAYTRMSLELRYPFLLGNTTIYGLGFVEAGNAWTDTSKFNPFDMKRSAGLGVRIFLPMVGMMGIDWAYGFDKVFGTRGGSQFHFILGQEF
- a CDS encoding OmpH family outer membrane protein, whose protein sequence is MKKLFLSLAFMLLPLLAAAQQSVTAFKFAYFSYDKVLHAMSDYATATRTFNELKAKYDAETKRSVDDFNSRYEDFLEVQRKLEPSILRKRQAELEELMERNIAFRKESERLLKKAEEDIYAPVRTKLNNTVRQMGKESGYAFILNTDNNTVPFVNTAMGEDVTDALITALK
- a CDS encoding OmpH family outer membrane protein yields the protein MFLLYLFAFSPLTASAQKFALIDMEYILKNVPAYERANEQLNQVSKKWQAEVEALNTEASTMYKNYQNEVVFLSQDQKKKRQEAILAKEKQASDLKRKYFGPEGELFKKRTSLITPIQDEIYNAVKDISDQRGYSLVIDRSSNAAGIIYGSPKVDISNEVLQKLGYSYQ